Proteins encoded together in one Coffea arabica cultivar ET-39 chromosome 2c, Coffea Arabica ET-39 HiFi, whole genome shotgun sequence window:
- the LOC113724339 gene encoding uncharacterized mitochondrial protein AtMg00860-like has protein sequence MLHSGIIQFSSSPFASPVLLVKKKDGSWRFCVDYRQLNDLTVKNKFPMPLIHELLDELHGSNHTLEEHVQHVTELFEILRQHQLYAKESKCSFAQKQVEYLGHIISADGVRADPRKIDNMMQWPRPRNTKQLKGFLGLTGYYRKFAKGYDAIAKPLTTHLKKDGFHWEEEAEDAFQKLKIAMCSTPVLALPDFTQSFIVETDACYGGIGAVLMQNKRPLAFLN, from the exons ATGCTACACTCTGGGATCATCCAGTTCAGTAGCAGCCCCTTTGCTTCACCAGTGCTGCTAgtcaagaaaaaggatggatcaTGGAGGTTTTGTGTGGACTACAGACAGCTAAATGACCTGACAGTGAAAAACAAGTTCCCTATGCCCCTTATTCATGAACTGCTGGATGAATTGCATGGTTCCAA CCATACACTGGAGGAACATGTCCAGCATGTTACTGAACTCTTTGAAATCCTAAGGCAACACCAACTCTATGCTAAGGAGAGCAAGTGCTCCTTTGCTCAGAAGCAGGTGGAATATCTAGGCCATATCATCTCAGCAGATGGAGTGAGAGCTGACCCCAGAAAGATTGACAACATGATGCAGTGGCCAAGACCAAGGAACACCAAACAGCTGAAGGGATTCCTAGGACTGACAGGGTACTACAGAAAATTTGCCAAGGGATATGATGCTATTGCCAAACCCCTAACCACCCACCTCAAGAAGGATGGATTCCACTGGGAAGAGGAGGCTGAGGATGCTTTTCAGAAACTTAAAATAGCTATGTGCAGCACCCCTGTACTAGCTCTTCCAGACTTCACTCAATCCTTTATAGTAGAAACTGATGCCTGCTATGGGGGAATAGGAGCTGTGCTAATGCAGAATAAGAGACCATTGGCCTTTCTTAATTAA